TTATGTGCAAGACAATCAGTTCCTCCTTGGAACTGCCTGGATTACTCCATCAGTTCTTCAAAAGTGAATTTACCATGTGTGTCAAGATAGGGAGCAGAACTTGAAAAGTAACCcatgaatttttaatgtttcataCACTGAGTTTTTTAAATCTGGGTgataaattatttgaattttcaAAACCTGTGATTTAACAAAAATGATACAAAGCACCTGAGTGCTGTTGTTTGCAGTGCTGAACAATTCCTCTGCAACCCTACACTTTAAGAAATACACAGTAAGAACATACGTGGTACCTGTTCATTAGGCAGATGTAGTCTAGAAGGGCTTGCTTTAGACAGGCTTTATATATCCTACTTTTTATATTAGagttggttttttaaaattttttttcagcacaagtGTTGACAAGCTAACCTTTTTTTGTGTGAGGATCAGGAATAACATGTTTTGTGAGAACATGTGGTTTGACTTTGCATACAATGGACattaagggcttttttttctgtgctagAGGGTCCTATATGGCATTATATGCTTATATAGACTTCAAGATGACAAAGTGTAACTGAGAAATGTGAGATTCCAGTATTTTTAATGATGAAATAATGATATTTATGACAGCTGAAGGATTGGTTGACAACTTTTATGATGCTGCTCTTGCAAAATGGTGTAATGTGCAGAAGGCACAGGTAGCCATAGTGGTCTGACTGCAGTTGATCTTGGGAGATTGATTGAGTGGAGGCTTACAAGaatgtttactttttttgaaGGTATTCTTATAAAGCTCTTCCTTGTAAAGGTAATATATTTTCTGTACTATGAAATTATGTATATGTGAATTAAGGGTTAATACTCTGCTTCCAGAAGTCTTGCAGTATAGAGGTATTCTGGTAAGTCTGGCTTTTCATGTGATTAAGAAGCCTAACCTCTTATATTCAAAGCAAAGAGGATCACTGAATTTTGTATTTGGATTCAGATCTCATGTTTGAATACACCAACGTAAAAACTATGTGCTGTGTATATTGTGTATCTCCAGGAAAGGAAGCAGACAAATAAAAGCcctttgaaaaatattactgtattAATATTAGTCATATTTGAAACACATTATATCAGGTACCAtgctggaaataatttctttgtcaTGTTAAGATAAAAAGTTTAGGGAAGATAGCTGAAATTTATGTGCTActatcttttttccttgttactgTTTTTCCTTGTGGAACTGTCCTGTCACCCTGAAGTTCATTTAAGTGGCTTCAAGCAGTGCCATGAAGTAATAATGAGCTAGTTCTGAACAAGGTTGGATTCCAGATGCACTGTGAGCTGCTTGGCACTCAGTTCATGCTGTTCAGTCCTTTCAGGAAGCTGAGTGTCTTCAGGTGTCTGAAGCAGCAGGCTGATGTAGCTATTTCTAATTGCTTTTGCTATGGCAGGCAGAGTGACTCAAGTTATCTTGGTCACCTGCCTCTTGTACACGTTTGCAGGTGTTGGTACACGTTGTTGCAGGTGTCTGAGATCTCCTCTATGCACACTCTCAAAGCAGTTTTGGACGTGCACAGAGACAAAATTTTAGGTGTCTGTGATACTTCCGTAAACAGACGTCAAAAAAGAAGCTGTGAGAAGCTGCAGTTTACAGGGATATGGGATTCACAGTTTCTTAGTACAACATTTAGTGTGAGTCATGAAGagattagggtttttttgaaactactgaaaaatgttcatttttctttcatgttagCATCTGTTTTGGCttagaactgatttttttccttgaatgaAAAATGGAGATACCTCCATTTGCAGCAGAAAGGTCAAAATCATTCATTCCTTAAAGCTTAATTCATGCTCTTGATAAAATaagtgtttgatttttgttaCTGTTGAAATTAGACATTGTATTGCAGTTAAGTAATTTTGAGTATTTTGGTAACAGGTTGGATTTTTACATGTCTGAGGTTTACAGTTACtacatctgcttttaaaaacttGTGATACTTGTTACTTACACTTTGTAACTGATTCTTacttgagaaaaacaaaagcactcAATGTTTCTTTCTAGTCCTGGCTCCTGTTACCTGTTGCAGGGCTCCTGCTGTCAGTGCTTTggtttggaaaagaaactggTCTAAAGGAAGTGTTGAGAAGAGTAGGCAGGAGCTTTCCCTACCTACCATTTGGGAAAGGAGAAACAGGCTGCCAGACTGCCTCACTGAGAAAAGTTGCATGACAGATGGACATGtcagcataaataaaaatagattattGTAGTTCAAGACCGTTCTGAGCATCATTTCCACATTGcttctccccaggctgctgctgcaaaatgtGGAGAGCGCCAGGCATAAAACCCCTTAATCTGCATGGGAATCAATACTTGGAAAATTAAAGTTTAAGAATTCCCAAATCACAAAATTAGATCTGCTTTGCAAACATATTGGTACTATTCCCAGAGAGAAATGCTGTTTGGGTTGGCAGTGAGGCAAAGGCCTAGCAACTCATACAGTGTCATTACAGTACTGAGCTGTTGGATGTGAGCTGCTAGCACAGCCTCTTTGTaccttcctgcctttctctcattcttttgTCTCCTGCCTGGCTACCCATTACAATTTTAGAACAGACACTGCTGTGCTATGGAGTTGCACTGGGGCAGGACCTCCTGGCATTACATTTGAGAATCAGTAACTGAAGAAGAGAACTCCACATCCCACTAGGAAATAAGCTATGAGGACTTCCAGTAGAGACTCTGTGTTTCATTAGTTTCCTGCCCATTAAAAAAAGGATGGTGGTATGGTATTTATGTATGAGGAAAACAAGTACTTAAAGCTATATCATTTTTATCAGTCTTCAAGTTTTACCCTGTTTGAAAAACATCTCTTTCATACCTGCTTTTGAccaaaaagtttttttttgaCCAAAATGTTCTTCAGTTTCTGCATATTAACCTTCATGTATAATCAGTATCTATTCTTCCATCTTTGGGTATAGACTTTCAGAGTAGCAAATAACTATATACAACAGACAAGTCTTTGACAACCATCTTTTAACATTATAACATTATTAACTGTTTCCAGTCTGTTCCTACCCATAttcttaaaacatttatttgttcAACCTGTTGTATATAGGAATGGAATAAATTAGATATGCTGCTATTAACACTACAGGTGCCAGACTGACCATTGCTGTATTGTCTGTCCTTTCACAGTACAGACAGAAATTTAACTATTTGCATGTGTACTTTAACACCACTAAATTAACTCCtacctttctcttctctaatTTCTTAGTAGTGACATTTACTGACTCGATTGTAGTCATCAGCAGAGAAAAGTTGTTTTACAGTTGTCTAATTCTTTGAAGAGTAAATCCAGTATCTATTCAAATCAGCAACTCAGTACcttcagcagaaggaaaacaaggcCCTTGATCAGCAGGGACAGGTAGCATCAGTTGTGCTCTGCAAGACTCAAGCCATCCAAAGCATGTCAATGATCAAAAAAGAGTTTCCATGTTTAGCCTGCCCCACTTTTATGCATAATGAATAACTAGTTGatgtataatttaattttaaaatattttcttaagcACAGAGAATAATGCAGAAATCCATGTAATAAAACAACTTTAGAGAAAAAGCTAAGTTAAAATGAGTTACTATAAATATTGCACGCACTTCGAATTACTATTTTATATACATAACTTTTTTAGACTGGGTAATTATAAATTAACAGCTTCCAAGTAATTGGAATTTGGTGTGTTTGAGATCAGAAGGCAGCACTGCAGATCTTCAGTTTTAAGACAGGAGGGTCTGTTCTTGTTTTGATAGTTACATGTAATGGATTCCACTTTGTGCTAGGATGTGCTCAGGTGgatgggagagaagaaaaggtgagCATGGTTGTGTTGGCAGTCAGGTGTACTTTCATGACTTAAActaaataaaaactatttttttcaagagagaTGATAGAATGCAGCTGCAGAGTAGTTTtaacatgttttgtttttcaaggcaTTTAGGATCTTTGAGTTCTTAGTTTTAAAACTCATTACAAAGCTGTTGGGAAAGACTTTGCCTCTACCGTCTTCTTCTGTCTGGCCCATGATGATGTAGTTTAAACCtacaaaggagaagagaaatccAGGATGTTATTTGGTAAGTATTGTTCTTTTATCTCTGGTCTGTATTCCTTTTGCACTTTGCTACCAATGctttctaacatttttttctgtcctacCTATACCATATATTTCCATACCCATCTTTGCCATGCTTGTGGGGCAAAAAAGTAAAGGTATGTAAAAGTCAAGTAGATATATAGATGAAGCATGTACTATGCAATTTAATATATAGGAGATATTCATTAAATGTAGGTGATAAAATAAGTCTGAAAGATATTAGAAATGTAGTATAACTGGATAACAGCTGCTTACACCCGAAGTATAATGTGTCTCGTTCATTTTGGATATGCTCCCATTTACTCAGCTTGAAGGATAGGTTAAGGCACTTCAGTCTTTTcattcccttttcctccctcaaatacaaatatatatatatatatatatatatgtaggtATCTAGTAAGGCAAGCAAGGTGGGCATAATGTTGAATAAGCCCTGGCTTTGGAGAAATCAAATGGATTTGGGTATTTTCATGGCTTAGAAGGGTTAGGGGTTTGCAAGGCCGTAGGCTAGGAGTGGCGTTCTATGGGTATAGGCAGAAAAGTTTAGATATTAAGTAATGGCTATTAAATAATTCATAGAGATTTAGGCTAAGAACATAAGTGCGTGGTTTGGAGACAGCAGGATTGTCTATCTAAAAGGAGAATTAATTCCACCAAGGATATTATTCTGTCTCCCATCAAATGTCTAGTTTCTAGAGATCTAAAGGTAAAGGCAAAAGCTAGTTTCTGACATGCATATTTCAATGTGGTACTGCCCACTTTGAATTAATGTGGTATCCTGAATGTTaccaggtttggggtttttatgtttattacatttttttattgtttctttcttATTGGTTCCATTTATGTTCTGTTATACCTGTTTACTCAGGAGACACAGCTGAAAACTGTTTCACTTTTTACTTGGTTAATTCAATGAAAGATAGTCTCAGTATTTCTTAGAAGAGTACAGAGGTAGCCCTTGTGACATTTAACTGGAGATTACCTTGGTTCATCCCTGTACTATTTAAGATAGCTATAGAAATACTGGCTGCAGATACAGAGTGGGCCTAATACTACTAGTATTTCTACAGTAaagatgtgtgtatatatgtatgatgtgtgtgtgtgagtgtgtgtatatatatatatagtagaGAAGCAAGGAGGAGACATTGATTTTGTTATTTGCTGTGACATATTGCTCTTCTAGGTTTAGCATGCTGTTGCTTTTGCCTCCTAAATAAATCTGCATGATATAACTCCAAAATACATAgacacagaaacaaaatcaaactgAGGTTCATCTGTGGGAACcaaatcagattttattttatattgcatggggctgtggtttttttgtggttttgtttgttgttttgttttgggttttttaattttcagactgCTTTTATCTTTGATTTAAGTCTAATCCTTTCTAAGTAAAACTGATAAATGCAATATAAACCTGGATAACTccttatttttatcttaattgGGTTATAATATTAGTTACTGATTCTGGAAATAATTACTGTAACGATAATGTATTTGTGGTCACATTTCAAGTAGCAGTTATCAAAACAGTTGTCTTGTATAAACACATGAAGCAGTAATTTTTGTGTACTTACCTCTTCTGATGAGAGGGCACTGCTTGCATACAACAATAATCTTGGCACTCATACTTTTGCCAGCTTGCTGAATTGCTAGATTTCCCTCTTTATATACATTAATGATCGATATTGTTGCATGCAGACTGCCAGCCCTTGTTATCGCTGTGATTACAGTTCCAGTTATTACTAGAACAAAACACATTTGATACATTTGCATTAATTTCTAGACAAAAATTTTGAGACATCATAAAAACTGAGTAAATACATTAGTCcataataaggaaaaaaacaatgctGGAAACAGTTACTTAAAATGTGGCTATCATCTGTAATAGATAACTCACCACTGACAAAAACGGTTCCGAAAATGTATCATTTTCTTGCAAGCCCAGTTCTACATTTTGATAACTTCAATTAAATAGTACAATTTGATACTCTTTTCAATTACTAATTTCAAAACAGTGGTCAAGTTGAATTGAGAATGTTTTAGCTAAAAGCATAGTTACCAACTCTCTGGAACTCTTGAGTAACAGGGAATAGTTAATGCACTAGGAGATAGATTTTTTGATCTGAGGCCCAATACTGATAGGAATTTGCCTATGTCAGCTAAATTTAGACTACTGATTAAGTCATCATATCTCctctctttgaaaagaaagatgttattttctttttttcttaagatgaCTAAATTACTTGTAGGCCATCTCAGTTTATCAAAAGAGAGTGGTAAAAAGGTATCATCAGTTTTCTTCTTGGATCACCTTTTGTAAATAAACTATTTATCCTAGGGTTAATTAGATTTTCAATTATCAAGTATGTGCTGTTGGATTAACTTTACAAATCTACATAATCCACATTTTGAGTTAGTTGTAAATTTGCACATTATCGTACTTTAATCAAgaacttttaattaaataggTATGTTCAATCAAAAGATATCTATGGATGTTAAAATGCTGGATATCGCAATTTGCTTCtagaaacagtaaaaattaaatgccTGATGCAAGAGCTCTTATTTCCTAAATTATAAAGTAAGCAAATGAACTTGGAATAATACTCTACAAACagcatctttcttctttcttcacttAGGATACACTTGCATTCGCATTggcatataaaatattttaactcttACTTCTGCCatgaaaaagactgaaaactttCAAGTATTTGGCAAAAGTATTTGAGAGTGAATGTGACTTACTACCCTGGTGCtacatgaaaaagagaaagctttaTATAGTGTCATTTACCATGAACCACAAGAGCTGAGATGTGGTCAGTAAGCAaccttgtttttgtttgggttttttttttgtctcatggGGTGAACTGTGAAATTAGAATTagatttaaacaaacaaacaaaaagggcGTGGGGGCTTTTTCCCATCAAATTCTGAGGCATTTTATgggggattaaaaaaatgttctagtATGGGGATATACTCTGAGGCACTAAATCAGCAGTGAAAATGTCATCCAAATGTACAGTACAGCAAACACCATTTTTCCTGAGTGATGTGTCTGTGTGCAGAAAGCAGTGCTTGTATGATTCCATGCCTTCtgatctcttttaaaaatattttggaagtcAGTGGATTGTGGAATAGTCAGCAGTACAGCATTAAATGTGTATTGTCTGATTACAGCAAGTGAGATGACAATGCAGTAATTGAATCAATACTTCTCTGTAGGACATGGTCCTACATTGTCAGTTGCTTTTCAGATGGAGAAAGTATATTTGTTCCAGATAAATGTGCGGTGCCTATTTTGGACCATCTCCAAGAACATATTGAGTGAAACACGGATACTAATGTCAGACATATACATAAGGTGGTGTAAAAATACAGCCTAGAACTACACTAAGTAAAATTCCTGTGAGTTTAAAACACCGTGACAAGTGAATAgtttaaaggaaacaaacttTTTCCTTACCGAAGTTGCTTGAGCAATAATTGCTTTCAAGAGTTCCACTTCTCTTACATTTTTGCTGACAAAGGGCAACTGTTGGCTTCACAActttttgaagaacaaaaagTAAATTGGAATTTTAATGAGGTATTTGAAACAAATACAAAGTattatcttaaaaaaagagaaggaagattAATAATCCTGATGTATGTGGTATTTGATCTGGTATTGCAAAGGATGAACATCACAGTAACAATATTCCATTTCTGTGCAGTCACCTCCAATCATCTTTTCATGTGTGTCTCAGCTAGGTATCTGTTCCAATCACCTAATAGAATGGGATGTTACAGACAATGTACTTATGATTCTAGTGAGATCTTAAGTGTGTATCAGAGTGAGTGTTGTGTCCTGTTCCTATATACAGCCCTGGTAGTACATTTAAAGTACCATAACATTGTGTTACAGTCACACTTGAGAAGGAGAGAGTGGCCTTTTATCTGAAAGTACTGTACTGTGATGGAAGAGATCAGAGTTCAAAttcctgttgttttggggttttttctaaattttccACACAGCTTCATGACATGTACTGTATAGTTTTTACTGAAGACATTTTGAAACACAACACAATGTTTGAAGCATCAGTTTAATGTTAGGGGTTGACATTTCCTTCTGAAACGGAACGCTTTGTTTATAAACAAGTGATTacactttgtattttttcctccttcagtgGATGTTTAGAGCCTCTGTACTTCATTCAGCTAACCCCTTCTATGTAATGTGTGGGGATGTAGcacttttaagatttttctgtcattttaactttttttttttttaattggtcaGTGACGTCATAAGTATTAGGAACAGGGAGCTGAGACAGAGAGATTAAAAGACCTAAACCTCTACATAATcctaattaagaaaaaaatcactatattaattattaaaaatatgtttgcagtttttcacttcttttagAATAGACCATTTTGTTGAGGTTTTATTCAGCCAATACTTTCTGAAGAACTCCTGACTAATTTTCCAGTCAGCAACTTGTACTTTTTAACTCAATGAATTGATCTTTCTATAATTTTGCAAGTTTCTGAGATTCAACCAGATGTCACTAAAATTACTTTGTACCTAAGTGTAACCCCTGTGACTTTTAGAAGATCTGCATACcattattttccctttgaatCCTAAAGTTAAAAATTAGACCCCACCTCTTTCATTGATTTGATATTGGTTGTTcattttttcccagtctttATTCTATGAGATTCCTTAGCAAGTTAAATGCCTCCCCTAAGGAAAAGTGTTCTGAAGAGCAAGTTACTATGTCTACTGGAGGCACATTTAGTCATATTCTACATGATACAGCCTCAATCCTACAGTCAGATCTACAGTCAGGGGGGTGAAACTCTGTCAGCCCCACCGCCTTGGTGTTTTTGTATGGTTCTTTCCTAGAACTCTGAATTtccaaaaatttattttaattgtaggCTGAGTTACTTTTTATGAAGTGACTTCTGAACAGAATACAATGTTGATATAATATACTATATTCAGCTCATAGAACTTTGAACTAAATGATAATATTtcacattattattttaaattagttaCCACTTGGCATGGTGCCATGGCATGTAATTAGTTTCCTTGTCTCACAGCATCAGTTGCTAGGTCAGTGAAGTACCTGCTATCTCAGTGCCACATGCAGCACAACATAAACTAAGAATTTAATGTTCCTTGAGTCTTTCAGTTCAGTGTCTGTAGTAGGAAGATAAGAAATACATCAGGGAGGTGAGTCACAGGAAGCTGTCTGATTTTTTACATCCTCTgaattttctaaatttaaagATGGCATTATGCATTACAAAAGATTTTTGTGTGGTCCTCTCAGAggtgtttttgtgtgtgtctgtgctaaCACTTCAAGATTTACTTTTGAGTTTATTAAATAAAGTGCCCAATGCTTTGTGCAAGTTTGAACAGGTCTTATTTGCGAGATAATAAGCTCAATCAGTTTGAGCTGTACATTTCTGAATGCAAATGATTGatcagaaatttaattaaactgTAAAGGTTTGGTGTGCTTTGGTGTGTTTTTGAGATCAGAAGTGTCTACATGATGCTCAATTGATCAGACATTGAAAGgattttctatttctgtctgTTGGACACCTTCCCTCTCTTATCCACTCTCAGATAACTTGGCATTGTTTTCGTTTTCTAACCCTGATGTTGTCAGTAAAATTGATTTGAAATTCATTGGTAAAGTACACCTCTTCTGCATTTGAACACACTTAAACagctcacagagaaaaaattcaaTAGCAAAACCGTGAACAGAAATGCAATGTGAGGTACCTGACAGCCTAGATTGGTTGAGACCAAGTGTTTGAACTAATGGCTTTGTTAAGAAGTGCTGTATGGTGAAGAAGAGCTGAATTACTTATTATTAGAGTAGCAGTTACATAAATACGATCTACAGGTCACTATgattttagttttagttttatttttatctattcTAAATACCTTTCATATTTAAGAACCAGAGCTTCTTGGCTTCCTGCTGACAAACCATTGCTGTCCTGACTTTTGATGTCTTTTAGGTACAAATCAGGTTATGTGTTGCAAAAACATCAGAGAtaatttggttttctgctgtAATTGTATCTTACATCTGTCACATTCAGGTTATGGAAATTGTAAGAATTTATTCAATATCTCAGTAATGAGGTAGTTCTGGCAATACTTTCAGATAAAACCTCCTCTGATCTTTCATATAGGTTGTCTAGTCTTAAacagaaaacttatttttataaCAACTTCAAatctctgattttttaaaaataaaaataattctaagaGAGGATCATATTGTCAGGATGTCAACAGAATATGAAGAGAGCTTAGGTGGTTTCCATACCAGTTTTGCTTGGTCTTAATAactatattaagaaaaatatggTCATATTTGTGCATATGAAATTGTATAGAAGAAagagtttctttaaaaaaagctcttttctgaagtatttagAACTCCTTGGACAAAAGAATTTTGCTTACCCCTTCTTCTATGGAATTTGCTAGTTAACTGtcaaaaatagaaaagacagcaaaattcaGCTGGAGCTGAGTTACAGTCACATggacagattttcttttcctaatgtAAGTAGATTCTCCTTTGAGTATATGAAGATGCTCCCCGAGTACATTAATTTCAATTCATTGTCTCAACATCTGAAGCACTAACAAACCATAAAGTTGTAATTTTTATATACTTTCTATTCCATTTTTTCTGTAACCCTCTTTGTGCTGGAATAGTTAATTTttctaagaaataaaataaagccagTAAAACTTACTTGAGGTAGCAGGGACTGTTGTGGTAGAAGGTGGAACTGTAGTTGTGGGTAACTTTTTTGGTCTAAATTTATAATGGCCAATAAAACCATCAGCTGTTAAGCTTAGATCAGACAAAAACTGAATGAGCAACTCATTTCCCTCAGACAGAATAGGcctgaaatggggaaaaaaaaaatttccattgtTAGACTGTCAAAGCCAAAAAGCATTAATAGCAttattcttacaaaaaaaaaaaaaaacaaaaaacaaaaaacaaacaaacaaaaaaaccccaaaacaacaaacccaaacaaaaaccaaacatacaaacaaaaacccaaacaaaaaccaaagagggagagagagtgCTTCACTTTAATTACTGGTCTGAATGTGGTATCTGCCCCCAGACTAATACTGAAATGCATGTTTCTTTTCTGGTGTGTCAGACACTGCTGTTATGAAACTCATTCTGATGAATCATCTGAACTTCATGGATAGAGAAATGCAAAAACTCAGGGAGAGACATGATACTAAGCAGCTCCTGGAAATTCTATTGGAGGTAGAAAAtgtcatatttaattttaaaaggaataaaaatctttcagaagCCTAGCACAGACCTAGTAGCAAAATGACATGTGACAGATGAATTTATAATTCAAGTTACTTACGCGGGTGGGCTGTCTCCACAGTACTTCCCAATTCTTTCAGCATCATTGATTTCCCCACCATTAAACACTGCGACGTAGTCATATCTGCAGTAGTTGTCTCTCTCCACATCAAACTTCTCAAACCTTAACTCTATTAGCTGCAGAGAAAGTGTAAATAATTCATTAAGGTTTTGATAGAACTTAGTAGCTACTAAGCTTGTAGTAACATACTACTGCTTGTAGTAACTGACGCCTTCCTATAAATTactggttgttttttatttccgTGAGATGAAGTTCTTAGTCTACTTAATTGTGGAGCAAAGTATTTTAATCACCATCACTTCTTTCCAACAAACTGTTCAACATACCACCCCATTGTTCTCTAAAACATTTTGTTCTCAAATATATCCAAGAAACTTCtgttaaagttatttttaagagTGAATGAAAAACATGATAGTGGGTACTAGGTGTTACGCTGCTTTTAAAATAGCCCTTACAAAccctaaaagaaagaaaaagggtcTTTTAGCATCCCAAAAAAAGAGCCAGGGCAGAGTTAGTGTCAGCATTTCACTGACTTCATTCATTAGCAGCAGGGTTTGAATTACTGTGGTTGTCAGATCTGTGATTACTTGgtatagaaataaaaaggacagaaacaaaatatagaaagaaaattagtaaATAGTAAGACTAAAACTTAGAGAAAGTAAGTAGTTAAAGGAATTCTGCTTCCATATGCAATTTCCATAAATGTTGGGGCTTTACAAGTCATAAGTGAGAACTAGTCTACCTGTGGTATGTCAAGTATTGATGTTTTTATCTCCAATATGACTTGTATCTATGGACATTTCtacttaagaaagaaaaacaatggacaagaaaacagaaacgAACTTTTCTACTCTGAAACTAAGTCCTGAAGTATCGTTCTGTCAGTTGTGTGTagcaaggaaggaaaacacaacGTAAGTGCACAATTGAAACAGACAATATATGCATTTAGGTTGCTTCTTTATAAGAAGCAAGACAGTATTTAAATCACCTTCCCATAAATAGCACAAACGGGACCTGAATAACAGCACTGAATTGTGTTGATTGTAGACATGCAGGATTTCTCTTTAAAGAGTTGCCTCAAGCAAAGATAAtcttaagtattttaaaactgtacAAAGAAAAAGTCATTTCTACACTGCATATACTTTGATTTAATGACATAGTAGAAATTATCTTGCTCTATTTTTGTAGTAATGATGGCCTGTTATCCTTTGTCTTAGTTTTGCCTGTATTTGCTTTTGCACTATTCAAATGTGTGAGGcatccttttgttttccagaaagcatGAGTGACCTAGGGGGGGGTACTTGGTATCAGAAATGAGTAACAGGCCTGTTTCGAAAACCTTTTAATCACAATGAAAAAATGCACGTTAAGTAGAAGCACCCATCTGAATAATACAGTTGTGTTCAAAAAGGATGGGTATAGAAATAAGTAATGCACTGGGAGCATAAGTTTTTGTATAGCAGGCAAAACAGCAGGCCACAATATCTATTTCTATTTTCCGTAAGTGTACTTTGCACTAATAAATGAGTGTTTATTGACAGAATAGAAGCTCTTTGCCATCATGAGAAGCTCTTTCATCTTCTCTGATAAATGAAGTAGTTATTGGTCTATATTAGAATCAAAGGAGTGCCTTGCTTTATGGTTCACATGTCTGTGAAAGGGAAATAGAGACAACAGCACCTACATTTTGGCAAAAGGAGGAGTGAACAGCTCTTCATGTGCACTTGGAGACAAATGCTTATTCACTGCTTCCTCAAAAATGGCTTTTGTCACTGTCAAAATTCTGCCTCGTTTGCATGCAAACAATCACTGCTGCAGTACATGAAAAACAGATCTTCAAAAGCTTGTAGATATATGGAACAGGATTTTCAAAAGGCACAGGATATAAA
The nucleotide sequence above comes from Heliangelus exortis chromosome 9, bHelExo1.hap1, whole genome shotgun sequence. Encoded proteins:
- the PCOLCE2 gene encoding procollagen C-endopeptidase enhancer 2 — translated: MPPDTPRPPLPLLLLPILLLPAARTAAPPHRPTFTCGGVVSGESGFIGSEGFPGVYPPNSKCTWKITVPEGKVVVLSFRYLDLESDNLCRYDFVDIYNGHTNGQRIGRFCGTVKPGALVSNSNKMLVQMTSDANTAGSGFIAKFSAAEPHERGDQYCGGRLEKPSGSFQTPNWPERDYPAGVSCSWHIIAPKNQLIELRFEKFDVERDNYCRYDYVAVFNGGEINDAERIGKYCGDSPPAPILSEGNELLIQFLSDLSLTADGFIGHYKFRPKKLPTTTVPPSTTTVPATSIVKPTVALCQQKCKRSGTLESNYCSSNFVITGTVITAITRAGSLHATISIINVYKEGNLAIQQAGKSMSAKIIVVCKQCPLIRRGLNYIIMGQTEEDGRGKVFPNSFVMSFKTKNSKILNALKNKTC